One genomic region from Cardiocondyla obscurior isolate alpha-2009 linkage group LG01, Cobs3.1, whole genome shotgun sequence encodes:
- the LOC139107251 gene encoding uncharacterized protein, whose amino-acid sequence MTLLSDSGSSVLRAIGQLLIVVYCYDNVCHQMKSVLTGNGAGFISRRYLCSSIEKTSTSESRRFLGRIMPVCLGTDRTGTIEFRILTEDRIEDALAVQQYSMRQECIAIGMGMYEEPGAPEEMQLIFREVIKDGCTVIAVDRSDRVIAVSFNKLHTPPQPEEIDPFAFFVENNIKHRSCRDLIEFIDDVESQVDIFQKYSARAAMEIFYIGTDPKCQERGIGREITEKSLEVARGLRARKLQQIRVADKIVNEHVRPEVAFAVAASTFSQRIMEKLGFETLAEVRYEDYVRADRKMSERIGNAHKTARLTARKL is encoded by the exons ATGACGCTGCTCAGCGATTCGGGTAGCTCAGTGCTTCGTGCAATTGGCCAATTATTAATCGTTGTGTATTGTTACGATAATGTATGTCATCAAATGAAAAGCGTACTAACGGGGAACGGTGCAGGTTTTATCTCCCGGCGATACCTCTGCAGTTCTATCGAGAAGACGTCAACTAGCGAATCTCG GCGATTCCTGGGACGCATCATGCCCGTCTGCCTAGGCACCGATCGCACGGGTACTATCGAGTTCAGAATACTTACCGAAGATCGAATCGAGGATGCCCTGGCCGTCCAGCAGTATTCCATGCGCCAAGAGTGCATCGCAATTGGCATGGGGATGTACGAGGAACCCGGCGCGCCTGAAGAAATGCAGCTGATCTTCCGAGAGGTCATCAAGGATGGATGCACGGTGATCGCGGTCGATCGATCGGATCGCGTCATCGCCGTGTCGTTCAACAAACTGCAt ACACCTCCCCAGCCGGAAGAGATAGATCCCTTCGCATTTttcgttgaaaataatatcaaacaCCGCTCGTGCAGGGATTTGATTGAGTTCATCGACGAC GTAGAGTCGCAAGTGGATATCTTCCAGAAGTACAGCGCGCGGGCTGCCATGGAGATTTTCTATATAGGAACGGATCCGAAGTGCCAGGAGCGCGGTATCGGTCGCGAGATTACGGAAAAGAGTCTGGAAGTTGCACGAGGCTTGCGCGCCAGAAAGCTACAGCAGATTCGCGTTGCCGACAAAATTGTTAACGAACACGTACGGCCGGAAGTGGCTTTTGCCGTCGCTGCTTCGACGTTCAGCCAGCGGATCATGGAAAAATTAGGCTTCGAAACGCTCGCGGAGGTGCGATACGAGGATTACGTGCGTGCCGACAGAAAAATGTCCGAGAGAATAGGTAACGCGCACAAAACGGCTCGATTGACTGCCCGCAAGCTCTGA
- the Alh gene encoding protein AF-10 isoform X2 — translation MKEMLGGCCVCSDERGWTENPLVYCDGQGCTVAVHQACYGIVTVPTGPWYCRKCESQERSARVRCELCPSRDGALKRTNQAGWAHVVCALYIPEVRFGNVTTMEPIILELIPSERFSKTCYICEEQGRGSRANVGACMQCNKTGCRQQFHVTCAQALGLLCEEAGNYLDNVKYCGYCQHHYSKLKKGGNVKTIPPYKPIPADNGSSDSSPEKEAETPIKSSGKRKSSSSKSSTNSKSKSNASPSLEINGIAEDKGGGSGRNTPKDNSTSTSKFTTSNFVETIVTQSESVFGHETTGPVTTVATTPAASAIKSNSGNSNAAHKNIGSQGKSNSSTSNKTSSHTSKKRKTGARTPTVIGNENSNQSASSEASGSVVMTVSSVVQQQTIPSNNVQPTITEATSLSITTEPEKSKKMKIESPIQSSSSTPVATEATTTPVIITVTQSQSTVVTQSPTTTSNSIVVSVPLIATSLANAVQSVVTSAPTMYQQLQQSIITTAASTEPRSSAIPTAERFATDSAPIKRSRSQSSDKQEKPRKPKRGSSNSQPPLPQLQTTVSSIVTSISSTAVVATSKRGARNNHQTPPPAATVAPVSSIIQGPASATVGHFSSISGTGPPSIMGPTVKESPPSSPGSESMSSTTSKRKRKTATSTPIPSASTAPIILANATIKEENNVKLFQNGVSAPHMLGNQLNPSSTMAQKMSDTLSQELEAHSIFTEASNSNTNLIGPQLHSRVIASIRSSQTSGAPPTSFSSVFSANSGSINAASTSGTLGSGAIPQTLDQLLERQWEQGSQFLMEQAQHFDIASLLSCLHQLRAENLRLEEHVNNLLQRRDHLLAVNARLAIPLTTQPSSHPVNNIHPTVNPPHPTVSHSEVPPGAPAPVARVTREPRVNNTYMPHSSSSSHQTTLENGLPPNPSPPAAASLAQYHRGSLVAQPSPSMRHSPAGAGYLQSQPSNIVSPAPANNTGVVRNSSVTPDPLRGVPRSASQSSSSYMSSMYQPTMSSLASNQVGGVHNLHSHGPSPTSHGPPGKPS, via the exons ATGAAGGAGATGCTCGGAGGGTGCTGCGTGTGTTCTGACGAGAGGGGATGGACAGAGAATCCGTTGGTATATTGCGATGGACAGGGCTGCACCGTTGCTGTGCACCAAG CATGCTATGGCATCGTCACTGTACCAACTGGACCATGGTACTGCAGGAAGTGTGAATCGCAAGAGCGCAGCGCCAGAGTG CGCTGCGAATTATGTCCGAGTCGGGATGGCGCTCTTAAGAGAACAAACCAGGCTGGCTGGGCGCATGTTGTGTGTGCTCTCTATATTCCAGAAGTTCGATTTGGTAACGTGACTACTATGGAACCGATTATATTGGAGTTAATTCCTTCAGAAAGATTTAGCAAG ACGTGTTATATCTGTGAGGAACAAGGAAGAGGCAGCAGAGCAAATGTGGGAGCTTGCATGCAGTGTAACAAAACCGGCTGCAGGCAGCAATTTCATGTCACTTGTGCACAGGCTCTAGGCTTACTCTGCGAAGAAGCTGGCAATTATCTCGACAACGTCAAATATTGTGGCTATTGCCAGCATCATTATTCGAAATtg aaaaagGGCGGTAACGTTAAGACGATACCGCCGTACAAGCCGATACCCGCCGATAACGGCTCGTCGGATTCGTCGCCGGAGAAAGAGGCAGAGACGCCGATAAAATCGAGCGGCAAGCGAAAAAGCTCAAGTTCCAAGTCCAGCACGAATTCCAAAAGTAAATCCAACGCTAGTCCGAGTTTAGAAATAAACGGCATTGCGGAGGATAAGGGCGGAGGTAGCGGTCGCAACACGCCGAAAGATAATTCCACGAGTACCAGCAAGTTCACGACCTCCAATTTCGTCGAGACCATCGTTACACAATCAGAGAGCGTGTTCGGACACGAAACTACCGGCCCGGTCACTACTGTCGCCACAACACCGGCCGCTTCTGCGATAAAATCGAACTCTGGTAATTCGAACGCGGCGCACAAGAACATCGGGAGTCAGGGGAAATCGAATTCATCGACATCCAACAAGACGTCGAGTCACACCAGTAAAAAGAGGAAAACCGGGGCGCGTACACCGACCGTGATTGGAAACGAGAACTCGAATCAGTCGGCCAGTTCGGAGGCTAGTGGTTCGGTCGTTATGACAGTCAGTTCTGTGGTGCAGCAACAGACCATCCCGAGCAATAATGTGCAGCCAACAATCACCGAAGCTACCAGCTTAAGCATAACGACAGAGCCGGAAAAATCGAAGAAG ATGAAAATCGAAAGCCCGATTCAATCGTCGTCCAGCACGCCGGTCGCCACGGAGGCCACCACCACGCCTGTGATAATAACGGTGACGCAGTCTCAATCCACGGTCGTCACCCAGTCGCCGACGACTACGTCGAACAGCATCGTTGTTTCAGTGCCGTTGATCGCCACCTCGCTCGCCAACGCGGTGCAGAGCGTGGTGACGAGCGCACCGACGATGTATCAGCAGCTGCAACAGAGCATAATCACCACGGCTGCGAGCACCGAGCCACGTTCGAGTGCGATACCGACCGCCGAGAGGTTCGCCACGGACAGTGCACCGATAAAACGATCTCG ttCTCAATCGTCAGACAAGCAGGAGAAGCCTCGCAAACCAAAGCGCGGCTCGTCCAACAGCCAACCACCACTGCCGCAGTTGCAAACAACAGTCTCGTCGATTGTAACTTCCATATCCAGCACTGCAGTTGTTGCAACGTCCAAGAGAGGCGCGAGAAACAATCATCAGACTCCTCCACCAGCTGCCACAGTGGCCCCAGTCTCGTCAATTATTCAGGGCCCTGCGTCGGCTACTGTCGGACACTTCAGTAGCATCAGTGGCACAGGCCCTCCAAGCATTATGGGACCGACTGTCAAGGAATCGCCGCCCAGCAGTCCTGGGTCGGAGAGTATGAGTAGTACTACGAGTAAACGAAAGAGGAAAACAGCCACATCTACACCCATCCCGTCTGCATCGACAGCACCGATTATTCTTGCTAATGCAACGATAAAGGAAGAGAATAACGTGAAACT ATTTCAAAATGGAGTCAGTGCACCGCATATGCTGGGGAATCAGTTGAATCCTAGCTCAACGATGGCGCAAAAGATGTCGGATACGCTTTCGCAGGAGCTCGAGGCCCATTCTATTTTTACAGAGGCGAGTAACTCCAATACAAACTTGATCGGACCACAGCTGCACAGTCGAGTAATAGCATCT ATACGATCTAGCCAAACCAGTGGCGCACCGCCCACCTCGTTCTCTTCAGTTTTTTCGGCAAACAGCGGTAGTATAAATGCAGCCAGTACCAGTGGAACTTTGGGTAGTGGAGCAATACCGCAGACATTGGATCAGCTTCTCGAGAGACAATGGGAGCAAGGGAGTCAATTTCTAATGGAGCAGGCCCAACATTTTGACA TTGCATCCCTGCTTTCCTGCCTACATCAATTGAGAGCTGAGAACCTTAGGCTAGAGGAACATGTAAATAATCTCTTGCAAAGGAGAGACCATTTATTGGCTGTGAATGCTAGACTTGCTATCCCGTTGACAACTCAACCTAGTTCACATCCAG TGAATAATATACATCCAACGGTCAATCCGCCTCATCCCACTGTCTCGCACTCAGAAGTGCCACCCGGCGCTCCGGCGCCGGTAGCTAGAGTGACTCGTGAACCGCGAGTAAATAACACATATATGCCTCACTCGAGTTCTAGTAGTCATCAAACGACGTTGGAGAACGGCTTGCCACCGAATCCTTCCCCTCCTGCGGCTGCCTCTCTCGCTCAGTATCATCGAGGATCATTGGTTGCTCAACCAAGTCCGTCGATGAG gCATAGTCCGGCCGGAGCTGGATATCTTCAAAGTCAGCCAAGCAACATTGTATCACCAGCGCCAGCAAACAATACCGGCGTAGTACGGAATTCGTCTGTCACGCCGGATCCACTTCGTGGAGTGCCTAg GTCGGCATCGCAATCGTCGAGCAGTTACATGTCATCGATGTATCAGCCCACCATGTCCAGCCTCGCCAGTAACCAAGTGGGAGGTGTTCACAATCTTCACTCGCACGGACCTTCGCCAACTAGCCACGGACCACCGGGCAAACCCAGCTga
- the Alh gene encoding protein AF-10 isoform X1 gives MKEMLGGCCVCSDERGWTENPLVYCDGQGCTVAVHQACYGIVTVPTGPWYCRKCESQERSARVRCELCPSRDGALKRTNQAGWAHVVCALYIPEVRFGNVTTMEPIILELIPSERFSKTCYICEEQGRGSRANVGACMQCNKTGCRQQFHVTCAQALGLLCEEAGNYLDNVKYCGYCQHHYSKLLINFQKKGGNVKTIPPYKPIPADNGSSDSSPEKEAETPIKSSGKRKSSSSKSSTNSKSKSNASPSLEINGIAEDKGGGSGRNTPKDNSTSTSKFTTSNFVETIVTQSESVFGHETTGPVTTVATTPAASAIKSNSGNSNAAHKNIGSQGKSNSSTSNKTSSHTSKKRKTGARTPTVIGNENSNQSASSEASGSVVMTVSSVVQQQTIPSNNVQPTITEATSLSITTEPEKSKKMKIESPIQSSSSTPVATEATTTPVIITVTQSQSTVVTQSPTTTSNSIVVSVPLIATSLANAVQSVVTSAPTMYQQLQQSIITTAASTEPRSSAIPTAERFATDSAPIKRSRSQSSDKQEKPRKPKRGSSNSQPPLPQLQTTVSSIVTSISSTAVVATSKRGARNNHQTPPPAATVAPVSSIIQGPASATVGHFSSISGTGPPSIMGPTVKESPPSSPGSESMSSTTSKRKRKTATSTPIPSASTAPIILANATIKEENNVKLFQNGVSAPHMLGNQLNPSSTMAQKMSDTLSQELEAHSIFTEASNSNTNLIGPQLHSRVIASIRSSQTSGAPPTSFSSVFSANSGSINAASTSGTLGSGAIPQTLDQLLERQWEQGSQFLMEQAQHFDIASLLSCLHQLRAENLRLEEHVNNLLQRRDHLLAVNARLAIPLTTQPSSHPVNNIHPTVNPPHPTVSHSEVPPGAPAPVARVTREPRVNNTYMPHSSSSSHQTTLENGLPPNPSPPAAASLAQYHRGSLVAQPSPSMRHSPAGAGYLQSQPSNIVSPAPANNTGVVRNSSVTPDPLRGVPRSASQSSSSYMSSMYQPTMSSLASNQVGGVHNLHSHGPSPTSHGPPGKPS, from the exons ATGAAGGAGATGCTCGGAGGGTGCTGCGTGTGTTCTGACGAGAGGGGATGGACAGAGAATCCGTTGGTATATTGCGATGGACAGGGCTGCACCGTTGCTGTGCACCAAG CATGCTATGGCATCGTCACTGTACCAACTGGACCATGGTACTGCAGGAAGTGTGAATCGCAAGAGCGCAGCGCCAGAGTG CGCTGCGAATTATGTCCGAGTCGGGATGGCGCTCTTAAGAGAACAAACCAGGCTGGCTGGGCGCATGTTGTGTGTGCTCTCTATATTCCAGAAGTTCGATTTGGTAACGTGACTACTATGGAACCGATTATATTGGAGTTAATTCCTTCAGAAAGATTTAGCAAG ACGTGTTATATCTGTGAGGAACAAGGAAGAGGCAGCAGAGCAAATGTGGGAGCTTGCATGCAGTGTAACAAAACCGGCTGCAGGCAGCAATTTCATGTCACTTGTGCACAGGCTCTAGGCTTACTCTGCGAAGAAGCTGGCAATTATCTCGACAACGTCAAATATTGTGGCTATTGCCAGCATCATTATTCGAAATtg ttaattaattttcagaaaaagGGCGGTAACGTTAAGACGATACCGCCGTACAAGCCGATACCCGCCGATAACGGCTCGTCGGATTCGTCGCCGGAGAAAGAGGCAGAGACGCCGATAAAATCGAGCGGCAAGCGAAAAAGCTCAAGTTCCAAGTCCAGCACGAATTCCAAAAGTAAATCCAACGCTAGTCCGAGTTTAGAAATAAACGGCATTGCGGAGGATAAGGGCGGAGGTAGCGGTCGCAACACGCCGAAAGATAATTCCACGAGTACCAGCAAGTTCACGACCTCCAATTTCGTCGAGACCATCGTTACACAATCAGAGAGCGTGTTCGGACACGAAACTACCGGCCCGGTCACTACTGTCGCCACAACACCGGCCGCTTCTGCGATAAAATCGAACTCTGGTAATTCGAACGCGGCGCACAAGAACATCGGGAGTCAGGGGAAATCGAATTCATCGACATCCAACAAGACGTCGAGTCACACCAGTAAAAAGAGGAAAACCGGGGCGCGTACACCGACCGTGATTGGAAACGAGAACTCGAATCAGTCGGCCAGTTCGGAGGCTAGTGGTTCGGTCGTTATGACAGTCAGTTCTGTGGTGCAGCAACAGACCATCCCGAGCAATAATGTGCAGCCAACAATCACCGAAGCTACCAGCTTAAGCATAACGACAGAGCCGGAAAAATCGAAGAAG ATGAAAATCGAAAGCCCGATTCAATCGTCGTCCAGCACGCCGGTCGCCACGGAGGCCACCACCACGCCTGTGATAATAACGGTGACGCAGTCTCAATCCACGGTCGTCACCCAGTCGCCGACGACTACGTCGAACAGCATCGTTGTTTCAGTGCCGTTGATCGCCACCTCGCTCGCCAACGCGGTGCAGAGCGTGGTGACGAGCGCACCGACGATGTATCAGCAGCTGCAACAGAGCATAATCACCACGGCTGCGAGCACCGAGCCACGTTCGAGTGCGATACCGACCGCCGAGAGGTTCGCCACGGACAGTGCACCGATAAAACGATCTCG ttCTCAATCGTCAGACAAGCAGGAGAAGCCTCGCAAACCAAAGCGCGGCTCGTCCAACAGCCAACCACCACTGCCGCAGTTGCAAACAACAGTCTCGTCGATTGTAACTTCCATATCCAGCACTGCAGTTGTTGCAACGTCCAAGAGAGGCGCGAGAAACAATCATCAGACTCCTCCACCAGCTGCCACAGTGGCCCCAGTCTCGTCAATTATTCAGGGCCCTGCGTCGGCTACTGTCGGACACTTCAGTAGCATCAGTGGCACAGGCCCTCCAAGCATTATGGGACCGACTGTCAAGGAATCGCCGCCCAGCAGTCCTGGGTCGGAGAGTATGAGTAGTACTACGAGTAAACGAAAGAGGAAAACAGCCACATCTACACCCATCCCGTCTGCATCGACAGCACCGATTATTCTTGCTAATGCAACGATAAAGGAAGAGAATAACGTGAAACT ATTTCAAAATGGAGTCAGTGCACCGCATATGCTGGGGAATCAGTTGAATCCTAGCTCAACGATGGCGCAAAAGATGTCGGATACGCTTTCGCAGGAGCTCGAGGCCCATTCTATTTTTACAGAGGCGAGTAACTCCAATACAAACTTGATCGGACCACAGCTGCACAGTCGAGTAATAGCATCT ATACGATCTAGCCAAACCAGTGGCGCACCGCCCACCTCGTTCTCTTCAGTTTTTTCGGCAAACAGCGGTAGTATAAATGCAGCCAGTACCAGTGGAACTTTGGGTAGTGGAGCAATACCGCAGACATTGGATCAGCTTCTCGAGAGACAATGGGAGCAAGGGAGTCAATTTCTAATGGAGCAGGCCCAACATTTTGACA TTGCATCCCTGCTTTCCTGCCTACATCAATTGAGAGCTGAGAACCTTAGGCTAGAGGAACATGTAAATAATCTCTTGCAAAGGAGAGACCATTTATTGGCTGTGAATGCTAGACTTGCTATCCCGTTGACAACTCAACCTAGTTCACATCCAG TGAATAATATACATCCAACGGTCAATCCGCCTCATCCCACTGTCTCGCACTCAGAAGTGCCACCCGGCGCTCCGGCGCCGGTAGCTAGAGTGACTCGTGAACCGCGAGTAAATAACACATATATGCCTCACTCGAGTTCTAGTAGTCATCAAACGACGTTGGAGAACGGCTTGCCACCGAATCCTTCCCCTCCTGCGGCTGCCTCTCTCGCTCAGTATCATCGAGGATCATTGGTTGCTCAACCAAGTCCGTCGATGAG gCATAGTCCGGCCGGAGCTGGATATCTTCAAAGTCAGCCAAGCAACATTGTATCACCAGCGCCAGCAAACAATACCGGCGTAGTACGGAATTCGTCTGTCACGCCGGATCCACTTCGTGGAGTGCCTAg GTCGGCATCGCAATCGTCGAGCAGTTACATGTCATCGATGTATCAGCCCACCATGTCCAGCCTCGCCAGTAACCAAGTGGGAGGTGTTCACAATCTTCACTCGCACGGACCTTCGCCAACTAGCCACGGACCACCGGGCAAACCCAGCTga
- the LOC139107276 gene encoding uncharacterized protein, translating into MCLSVNFSVHDKRSLGRDLLPKMSDARKNTSRYRSWGSTEDGQIEFESLSDKTLEGAINVLRKGFFLREAVCICVELNSEPGASEELEELCLHAAKDGVSVVAVDIVTKEVVGVAFNKIQVNSNSSEKSFFEQFSDNCKYQSSKALIDFMINVDLQIDLFKHYSVDCIFEIMFLATLPTHGKQRVGEMLVASSLELAKELRRDKNVRTPVTIHGNDEVSNANAVPTLTSAIMTSDYSYRIAKKLHFDVLVETTYDKFEYNGKKYNEKLNQDHQKCALVAKRLTI; encoded by the exons ATGTGTTTATCAGTAAATTTCTCAGTACACGACAAGCGGTCATTGGGACGAGATCTTCTACCAAAAATGAG CGACGCACGTAAAAATACGTCCCGTTATCGGTCTTGGGGATCAACCGAAGACGGCCAGATAGAATTCGAGTCTTTGTCGGACAAGACTCTGGAAGGTGCTATCAATGTGCTGAGAAAAGGCTTCTTTCTCCGCGAGGCTGTATGCATATGCGTGGAACTAAATTCTGAACCGGGAGCATCCGAGGAACTCGAGGAGCTCTGCTTGCACGCGGCTAAAGACGGTGTGAGTGTGGTGGCCGTCGATATCGTCACCAAAGAAGTTGTTGGAGTTGCGTTCAATAAAATTCAA GTGAACTCCAACAGCTCCGAGAAAAGTTTTTTCGAGCAGTTCAGCGACAACTGCAAGTACCAATCGTCGAAAGCCCTGATCGACTTCATGATAAACGTGGATTTGCAAATAGATCTCTTCAAGCACTACTCTGTCGATTGCATTTTCGAGATAATGTTCCTAGCAACTTTGCCCACGCATGGGAAACAGCGCGTAGGCGAGATGCTGGTCGCCTCGTCGTTGGAGCTCGCGAAAGAACTGAGACGCGATAAAAACGTAAGGACACCCGTCACGATACACGGCAACGACGAGGTGTCGAACGCCAACGCGGTACCGACCTTGACTTCCGCTATTATGACATCCGATTACTCATACcgtattgcaaaaaaattgcACTTTGACGTACTGGTGGAAACTACGTACGATAAGTTCGAATACAACGGGAAGAAGTATAACGAGAAGTTAAACCAAGATCACCAAAAGTGTGCCTTGGTAGCCAAGCGACTCACGATTTag